In one window of Gossypium hirsutum isolate 1008001.06 chromosome A01, Gossypium_hirsutum_v2.1, whole genome shotgun sequence DNA:
- the LOC107933874 gene encoding cytochrome P450 CYP72A219 isoform X1, giving the protein MDVYHVIRELVSLLVVGLLMIWGWRALNWVWLAPKRLERCLRQQGLAGNSYRFLSGDIKELFTMSRQTRAKPMPLSDDIGPYVVPFQHQTVNQYGKNSFTWFRPRPRVNITDPEKIREILNKFNDFQKVRTNPLVHLLVSGLVNLEGDRWSKHRKIINPAFHQDKLKNMLPAFYQSCSDMSSKWEKMVCTEGYCELDVWPYLVDLTRDVISRSAFGSSFEEGKRIFQLPEDQLVLTIKLIQTVYIPGWRFLPTKTNGEMKMKYKDIKESLREMIKRREKAIKAREESNEDLLDILVESNIREMEAKNMGMSIEDVIEECKLFYFAGQETTSVLLVWTMVLLARHPDWQSKARDEVLHVLGDSKHDADGLNRLKVVTMILYEVLRLYPPVVELGRSVPKEIKLGNLLLPAGTDVLVPILQIHHDKDLWGDDAREFKPERFTEGVSKATKSQVTFLPFGWGPRICIGQNFAMMEAKMAMAMILQRFWFELSPSYAHSPYSMATLRPQHGAQIILHKLGSN; this is encoded by the exons ATGGACGTTTACCATGTAATTAGAGAGTTGGTTTCATTGCTTGTTGTTGGGTTATTAATGATATGGGGATGGAGAGCTTTAAACTGGGTATGGCTGGCTCCAAAGAGGCTCGAAAGGTGCTTGAGACAACAGGGTTTAGCAGGGAATTCTTACAGGTTCCTTTCTGGTGACATAAAAGAGCTCTTCACTATGAGCAGACAAACAAGAGCCAAACCTATGCCTCTTAGTGATGATATTGGGCCTTATGTTGTTCCTTTTCAACATCAAACTGTCAACCAGTATG GAAAGAATTCATTTACGTGGTTTCGTCCAAGACCAAGGGTGAACATTACGGACCCtgaaaaaataagagaaatacTTAACAAATTTAATGACTTCCAGAAGGTACGTACCAATCCACTTGTTCATTTGCTTGTAAGCGGCCTTGTTAACCTCGAAGGAGACCGATGGAGCAAGCATAGAAAAATCATAAACCCTGCATTTCATCAAGATAAGTTGAAG AATATGTTGCCAGCATTTTATCAAAGTTGTAGTGACATGTCAAGCAAATGGGAGAAGATGGTGTGTACAGAAGGATACTGTGAGTTAGATGTGTGGCCTTATCTCGTAGATTTGACAAGAGATGTGATTTCCCGATCTGCTTTTGGAAGCAGCTTCGAAGAAGGCAAACGAATTTTCCAATTACCAGAGGACCAACTCGTTCTCACAATCAAATTAATACAAACTGTTTACATTCCAGGATGGAG GTTTTTGCCAACAAAGACAAACGGGGAGATGAAGATGAAATACAAAGACATAAAAGAGTCGCTTAGGGAAATGATAAAGAGAAGAGAGAAGGCAATTAAAGCAAGGGAAGAGAGCAATGAGGACTTGTTGGACATACTTGTGGAATCCAATATCAGAGAAATGGAAGCAAAGAATATGGGGATGAGCATTGAGGATGTGATTGAGGAATGCAAGTTGTTTTACTTTGCTGGCCAAGAGACCACTTCGGTCTTGCTGGTGTGGACTATGGTTTTATTAGCAAGGCATCCCGATTGGCAAAGTAAAGCAAGAGACGAGGTTTTGCATGTTTTGGGTGACAGTAAACATGATGCTGATGGCCTTAATCGTCTCAAAGTT GTAACAATGATATTGTACGAGGTTCTAAGGTTGTACCCACCAGTGGTTGAGCTAGGACGTTCCGTTCCAAAAGAAATAAAACTGGGAAATTTGTTGTTACCAGCAGGAACAGACGTTTTGGTTCCAATCCTGCAGATCCACCATGACAAAGATCTTTGGGGCGACGACGCACGGGAATTTAAGCCAGAGCGGTTCACGGAAGGAGTTTCCAAAGCAACAAAGAGTCAAGTCACGTTTCTGCCATTCGGATGGGGTCCTAGGATCTGCATTGGCCAAAACTTTGCCATGATGGAAGCCAAAATGGCGATGGCTATGATTCTCCAACGCTTCTGGTTCGAGCTTTCCCCTTCCTATGCTCACTCTCCTTACAGCATGGCAACTCTTCGTCCACAGCATGGTGCACAGATAATTTTACATAAACTTGGCTCTAATTGA
- the LOC107933874 gene encoding cytochrome P450 CYP72A219 isoform X2 → MDVYHVIRELVSLLVVGLLMIWGWRALNWVWLAPKRLERCLRQQGLAGNSYRFLSGDIKELFTMSRQTRAKPMPLSDDIGPYVVPFQHQTVNQYGKNSFTWFRPRPRVNITDPEKIREILNKFNDFQKNMLPAFYQSCSDMSSKWEKMVCTEGYCELDVWPYLVDLTRDVISRSAFGSSFEEGKRIFQLPEDQLVLTIKLIQTVYIPGWRFLPTKTNGEMKMKYKDIKESLREMIKRREKAIKAREESNEDLLDILVESNIREMEAKNMGMSIEDVIEECKLFYFAGQETTSVLLVWTMVLLARHPDWQSKARDEVLHVLGDSKHDADGLNRLKVVTMILYEVLRLYPPVVELGRSVPKEIKLGNLLLPAGTDVLVPILQIHHDKDLWGDDAREFKPERFTEGVSKATKSQVTFLPFGWGPRICIGQNFAMMEAKMAMAMILQRFWFELSPSYAHSPYSMATLRPQHGAQIILHKLGSN, encoded by the exons ATGGACGTTTACCATGTAATTAGAGAGTTGGTTTCATTGCTTGTTGTTGGGTTATTAATGATATGGGGATGGAGAGCTTTAAACTGGGTATGGCTGGCTCCAAAGAGGCTCGAAAGGTGCTTGAGACAACAGGGTTTAGCAGGGAATTCTTACAGGTTCCTTTCTGGTGACATAAAAGAGCTCTTCACTATGAGCAGACAAACAAGAGCCAAACCTATGCCTCTTAGTGATGATATTGGGCCTTATGTTGTTCCTTTTCAACATCAAACTGTCAACCAGTATG GAAAGAATTCATTTACGTGGTTTCGTCCAAGACCAAGGGTGAACATTACGGACCCtgaaaaaataagagaaatacTTAACAAATTTAATGACTTCCAGAAG AATATGTTGCCAGCATTTTATCAAAGTTGTAGTGACATGTCAAGCAAATGGGAGAAGATGGTGTGTACAGAAGGATACTGTGAGTTAGATGTGTGGCCTTATCTCGTAGATTTGACAAGAGATGTGATTTCCCGATCTGCTTTTGGAAGCAGCTTCGAAGAAGGCAAACGAATTTTCCAATTACCAGAGGACCAACTCGTTCTCACAATCAAATTAATACAAACTGTTTACATTCCAGGATGGAG GTTTTTGCCAACAAAGACAAACGGGGAGATGAAGATGAAATACAAAGACATAAAAGAGTCGCTTAGGGAAATGATAAAGAGAAGAGAGAAGGCAATTAAAGCAAGGGAAGAGAGCAATGAGGACTTGTTGGACATACTTGTGGAATCCAATATCAGAGAAATGGAAGCAAAGAATATGGGGATGAGCATTGAGGATGTGATTGAGGAATGCAAGTTGTTTTACTTTGCTGGCCAAGAGACCACTTCGGTCTTGCTGGTGTGGACTATGGTTTTATTAGCAAGGCATCCCGATTGGCAAAGTAAAGCAAGAGACGAGGTTTTGCATGTTTTGGGTGACAGTAAACATGATGCTGATGGCCTTAATCGTCTCAAAGTT GTAACAATGATATTGTACGAGGTTCTAAGGTTGTACCCACCAGTGGTTGAGCTAGGACGTTCCGTTCCAAAAGAAATAAAACTGGGAAATTTGTTGTTACCAGCAGGAACAGACGTTTTGGTTCCAATCCTGCAGATCCACCATGACAAAGATCTTTGGGGCGACGACGCACGGGAATTTAAGCCAGAGCGGTTCACGGAAGGAGTTTCCAAAGCAACAAAGAGTCAAGTCACGTTTCTGCCATTCGGATGGGGTCCTAGGATCTGCATTGGCCAAAACTTTGCCATGATGGAAGCCAAAATGGCGATGGCTATGATTCTCCAACGCTTCTGGTTCGAGCTTTCCCCTTCCTATGCTCACTCTCCTTACAGCATGGCAACTCTTCGTCCACAGCATGGTGCACAGATAATTTTACATAAACTTGGCTCTAATTGA